A DNA window from Flavisolibacter ginsenosidimutans contains the following coding sequences:
- a CDS encoding phosphatase PAP2 family protein: MFGTPLTISFWQRVLNWDRSAFLVLNHKLANPVFDAVLPYFRDSVFWAPLYLFIMAFVTLNYGKKGWWWAVAFLSTVAIADLMGTYAFKETVQRIRPCNEPGLMGNVRLVIQQCPGGYSFVSNHAANHFALATFAVLTFHKVFKQWIYLAYFWALLISFAQIYVGVHYPLDVLAGALLGVAAGTLTASVYRANFGAPVPVT; encoded by the coding sequence ATGTTCGGCACGCCTTTAACAATTTCTTTTTGGCAACGAGTACTCAATTGGGACCGCTCTGCCTTTTTGGTGCTGAACCATAAGCTGGCAAATCCTGTGTTTGATGCGGTTTTGCCTTACTTCCGCGACTCGGTTTTTTGGGCGCCACTGTATCTTTTCATCATGGCCTTTGTTACGTTGAACTACGGAAAAAAAGGCTGGTGGTGGGCCGTTGCTTTTTTATCAACCGTGGCGATTGCCGATTTAATGGGCACTTATGCGTTTAAGGAAACGGTGCAGCGCATCAGGCCCTGCAACGAGCCGGGTTTGATGGGTAACGTACGTCTCGTAATTCAACAATGCCCGGGCGGATACAGTTTCGTAAGCAATCATGCGGCCAATCATTTTGCGTTGGCAACGTTTGCGGTGCTAACGTTTCATAAAGTTTTTAAACAGTGGATTTATCTCGCTTACTTCTGGGCTTTGCTCATCTCGTTTGCCCAGATTTACGTAGGCGTGCATTACCCGCTGGACGTACTGGCAGGCGCTTTGCTGGGAGTTGCAGCGGGAACATTAACGGCGTCGGTTTATCGTGCTAATTTTGGCGCACCGGTTCCGGTTACTTAA
- a CDS encoding hemolysin family protein, whose translation MEIFILIGLIVLNGLFVMSEIALVSARKPRLESLAEKGDAKARNALDLSHNPEIFLSAAQIGITLIAILTGVYSGEKFGKDLKPLVEKIPALVPYAETISTTLVVIIVTYLSIVFGELIPKRIGLINAEKIAKIVAQPMRVFAKITYPFVWLLNKTSNLFFKIFNIKSQRDDHVTEDEIKAIISEGTESGSVEEEEKEMIERIFHLGDRNITSLMTHRSDIVWFDINDNEEKIREKIFQEPHSFYPICEGEIDNIKGVVSIKDLYISDDFTLFKDLMVPALFVPDNNTAYQVMAKFKEKKFHTCFIVDEYGSLRGMITLNDILEAIVGDLPDADTSDYQITDRGDGSFLVDAQIPFYDFLTHFNRTDWLTEEEHEFDTLAGCILHELERIPQGGEKLKWKGFKFEIIDMDGHRIDKVLVTPSQEIKEDMEEEEKEKE comes from the coding sequence ATGGAAATATTTATACTGATTGGCTTAATTGTTTTGAACGGTCTTTTTGTGATGTCGGAAATTGCCTTGGTATCGGCCCGCAAACCCCGTCTTGAAAGCCTGGCGGAGAAAGGCGACGCCAAAGCCCGCAACGCACTTGATCTTTCGCACAATCCCGAAATTTTCTTATCGGCAGCACAAATTGGCATTACCCTCATCGCCATTTTAACCGGTGTGTATTCGGGCGAAAAATTTGGCAAAGACCTTAAGCCTCTTGTTGAAAAAATACCTGCCTTGGTACCTTACGCCGAAACCATTTCCACCACGCTGGTGGTCATCATCGTTACGTATTTATCCATTGTTTTTGGCGAACTCATTCCCAAGCGCATTGGCTTAATCAATGCGGAAAAGATTGCCAAGATTGTAGCCCAGCCCATGCGAGTGTTTGCAAAAATTACGTATCCATTCGTTTGGCTGCTGAACAAAACCAGCAACCTGTTTTTTAAAATCTTCAACATCAAAAGCCAGCGCGACGATCATGTAACTGAAGATGAAATCAAGGCCATCATCAGCGAGGGCACGGAATCGGGTTCGGTGGAAGAAGAAGAGAAAGAAATGATTGAGCGCATTTTTCATCTGGGCGATAGAAACATCACGTCACTAATGACGCACCGCAGCGACATTGTGTGGTTTGACATAAACGACAACGAAGAAAAAATCCGTGAAAAAATTTTTCAGGAGCCGCATTCTTTCTATCCTATTTGCGAAGGCGAAATTGACAACATTAAAGGCGTTGTCTCCATCAAAGACCTATACATTTCCGACGATTTTACTTTGTTCAAAGACCTGATGGTACCGGCACTTTTTGTACCGGACAACAATACGGCTTACCAGGTAATGGCAAAGTTCAAGGAGAAAAAATTTCACACCTGTTTTATTGTGGACGAATACGGAAGCCTGCGCGGCATGATAACGTTAAACGATATTTTAGAAGCCATTGTTGGCGATTTGCCCGACGCCGATACCAGCGATTACCAAATTACCGACCGCGGTGACGGTAGCTTTTTGGTGGACGCACAAATTCCATTTTACGATTTTCTCACGCACTTTAACCGCACCGATTGGCTAACCGAGGAAGAGCATGAATTTGACACGCTGGCCGGCTGCATTCTGCATGAACTCGAACGCATTCCGCAAGGCGGTGAAAAGCTGAAATGGAAGGGTTTTAAGTTTGAAATCATTGACATGGACGGCCACCGCATTGACAAAGTTTTGGTGACCCCAAGCCAGGAAATTAAAGAAGATATGGAGGAAGAAGAAAAAGAAAAAGAATAG
- a CDS encoding OB-fold protein — MKQSAFALTLLFCLLCVEAFCQTKTARQLYDEYHGNEFTFQQAYLNKNLTVTGKIRSIKKGIKGINEANAVFITATGYENFIVCQFPLDDTLPLMKLKADQTVTVTGNCKLIARDAMFLKDCSFSSSVSDVVKTLKAPADVPLGFYHIYQANGSTFNFQYKLSLDSYSKYTLNNEKGNLSYDQKTKVVRFTSGKLKGFTGIYRPVNPDNEKDPPTIVIDPKGFVPDLKHSYGKTYLLAYLQP; from the coding sequence ATGAAACAATCCGCCTTTGCCCTCACGCTTCTCTTCTGCTTGCTGTGCGTTGAAGCCTTTTGCCAGACAAAAACCGCACGACAGCTTTACGACGAATACCACGGCAACGAATTCACCTTTCAGCAAGCTTATTTGAACAAAAACCTAACCGTTACCGGCAAAATCCGTAGTATAAAAAAAGGCATCAAAGGAATTAACGAAGCCAATGCTGTATTCATTACCGCAACCGGTTACGAAAACTTTATTGTTTGCCAATTCCCGCTCGACGACACCCTTCCGCTGATGAAATTAAAAGCTGATCAAACGGTTACGGTAACCGGCAATTGCAAGCTTATTGCCCGCGATGCAATGTTTCTGAAAGATTGTTCTTTCTCCTCGTCGGTTAGTGATGTTGTAAAAACACTGAAGGCGCCGGCTGATGTCCCGTTGGGCTTTTATCATATTTACCAGGCCAACGGCAGTACGTTTAATTTTCAATACAAACTTTCGTTGGACAGTTACAGTAAATACACGCTGAACAACGAAAAAGGCAACCTAAGCTATGACCAGAAAACAAAAGTCGTTCGATTTACCAGCGGTAAGCTGAAAGGCTTTACTGGCATTTACAGGCCCGTTAATCCGGATAATGAAAAGGATCCGCCAACCATCGTTATTGACCCAAAGGGCTTTGTTCCGGATCTGAAACACTCATACGGCAAAACTTATTTGCTGGCTTATCTTCAGCCGTAA
- a CDS encoding SRPBCC family protein gives MKQEPLVVEQRYNAPAERIWQALTNKEQMKQWYFDIAEFEPKAGFEFTFNGENEGTVFVHQCKITEVVPNKKLKHSWAYKDYEGLSFVTFELFNEGESTRLKLTHEGLESFPQTKDFKRENFKEGWTYILGTSLNNFLAQEKAQ, from the coding sequence ATGAAACAAGAACCCCTTGTTGTTGAGCAACGCTACAATGCACCAGCAGAGCGCATTTGGCAAGCCCTTACAAACAAAGAACAAATGAAGCAATGGTATTTTGACATTGCGGAATTTGAACCCAAAGCAGGTTTTGAATTTACTTTTAATGGCGAGAACGAAGGCACAGTGTTTGTGCACCAGTGTAAAATCACCGAAGTCGTTCCGAACAAAAAATTAAAACACAGTTGGGCATACAAAGACTACGAAGGACTGTCTTTCGTCACCTTCGAATTGTTTAATGAAGGCGAAAGCACAAGGCTAAAGCTCACTCACGAAGGGCTGGAAAGCTTTCCGCAGACAAAGGATTTCAAACGCGAAAATTTTAAAGAAGGCTGGACGTACATATTGGGGACGTCTTTGAATAATTTTTTAGCGCAGGAAAAAGCGCAATAG
- a CDS encoding type I restriction enzyme HsdR N-terminal domain-containing protein, with amino-acid sequence MINVLFPKPDFNIKKEGEKRYIFDGIRKTWLLLTEEEWVRQNFVAYLTKTLNYSAALIALEKEIYVNELRKRFDVLVYDKTHQPWMLVECKAPQVALSEDVLQQVLRYNVSVPVKYIVITNGEATVAWKKEAEKMDLLSSLPAME; translated from the coding sequence ATGATAAACGTGCTGTTTCCAAAGCCAGATTTCAACATAAAGAAAGAAGGGGAGAAGCGGTACATTTTTGATGGCATTCGTAAAACCTGGCTGCTGCTTACCGAAGAAGAATGGGTGCGGCAAAACTTTGTTGCTTATCTAACCAAAACCCTAAACTATTCCGCTGCTTTAATCGCTTTGGAAAAAGAGATTTACGTCAACGAATTAAGAAAGCGCTTTGATGTTTTGGTTTATGACAAAACGCACCAACCCTGGATGCTGGTTGAATGCAAAGCGCCGCAGGTTGCCTTAAGCGAAGATGTGTTGCAGCAAGTTCTTCGCTACAATGTTTCGGTGCCGGTGAAATATATTGTCATTACTAACGGAGAAGCAACGGTGGCATGGAAGAAAGAAGCCGAAAAGATGGATTTGCTTTCGTCACTGCCCGCAATGGAATAA
- a CDS encoding AMP nucleosidase produces the protein MKTKDDIVKNWLPRYTGQTLDSFGKYILLTNFSNYVKLFAEWNNVSVDGIDKPMQCATANGITIINFGMGSPTAATVMDLLTAIQPEAVLFLGKCGGLKKRNKLGDLILPIAAIRGEGTSNDYFPPEVPAMPAFALQKAMSTTIRDYGVDYWTGTVYTTNRRVWEHDEEFKNYLQKVRAYAIDMETATIFTVGFANKIPTGALLLVSDQPMTPEGVKTEESDRKITEQFVERHLKIGIDSLKQLINNGLTVRHLRF, from the coding sequence ATGAAGACAAAAGACGACATCGTAAAAAACTGGCTTCCGCGTTACACAGGCCAGACCTTAGACAGCTTTGGAAAATACATTTTACTCACCAATTTCAGCAACTACGTAAAGTTGTTTGCCGAATGGAACAACGTTAGTGTGGACGGCATTGACAAACCCATGCAATGCGCTACGGCCAACGGCATCACCATAATTAATTTCGGCATGGGCAGTCCAACGGCCGCAACGGTAATGGATTTGCTAACGGCCATACAACCCGAAGCCGTTTTGTTTTTGGGTAAATGCGGCGGGTTAAAGAAGCGCAACAAACTGGGTGATTTGATTCTGCCGATTGCTGCCATTCGCGGCGAGGGTACGTCGAACGATTATTTTCCGCCCGAGGTACCGGCCATGCCTGCGTTTGCGTTGCAGAAAGCCATGTCCACCACCATTCGCGATTACGGTGTGGATTATTGGACCGGCACGGTTTACACCACCAACCGCCGCGTCTGGGAACACGACGAAGAATTTAAAAACTATCTGCAAAAAGTACGAGCCTACGCCATTGACATGGAAACGGCCACGATTTTCACCGTTGGCTTTGCCAACAAAATTCCTACGGGTGCTTTACTCTTGGTAAGCGATCAGCCAATGACTCCCGAAGGCGTGAAAACGGAAGAAAGCGACCGGAAAATTACCGAGCAGTTTGTAGAGCGGCATTTAAAAATTGGCATTGATTCGCTGAAGCAGCTAATCAACAACGGTCTTACGGTAAGGCACCTGCGGTTTTAA
- a CDS encoding ABC transporter ATP-binding protein, whose product MNSAPLLSIQNLSIDFLSENGNTSAVKNISLSVHRGEIVALVGESGSGKSVTSLSVLQLLPKPPAHYPEGKIIFTEKGQSIDLLQLPQKELQRIRGAKISMIFQEPMTSLNPVLKCGEQVMEALLVHKKISNAEAKRQTIEWFEKVKLPEPKKIFNRYPHQLSGGQKQRVMIAMAMCCNPDLLICDEPTTALDVTVQKTILQLIKELQQARNMGVIFITHDLGVVAEIADRVAIMYKGELVEEGSTQTIFRNAFHPYTKALIACRPALHPKGERLPTVSDYLSEGKAELERSKFEASARNTEHQTANLRQCIVQVQNLTVKFPAKTSLFGKPLRFFTAVNNVSFDVFKNETLGLVGESGCGKTTLGRSLLRLVEPSSGKIIYNGTDITQLSKEQTKALRKNVQLVFQDPYSSLNPRLTIESALAEPMAVAGIETSAKARRKRATELLEKVSLPASALNRYPHEFSGGQRQRIVIARALGLNPDFLVCDESVSALDVSVQAQVLNLLNDLKKELGLTLLFISHDLSVVRYMCDRVLVMQAGNIVESGLAEEVYNHPKNSYTQALLNAVPQINP is encoded by the coding sequence ATGAATTCTGCGCCCTTGTTAAGCATTCAAAATCTCAGCATTGATTTTCTTTCGGAAAACGGAAACACAAGCGCCGTAAAAAATATTTCGCTTTCGGTACACCGCGGTGAGATTGTAGCCCTTGTGGGCGAGAGCGGTTCAGGAAAATCCGTTACATCACTTTCTGTTTTGCAATTGTTGCCGAAGCCGCCGGCGCATTATCCCGAAGGCAAAATCATCTTTACCGAAAAAGGCCAAAGCATTGACCTTTTGCAGCTTCCGCAAAAAGAATTGCAAAGAATACGCGGTGCTAAAATCTCCATGATTTTCCAGGAGCCAATGACTTCCTTAAATCCTGTTTTAAAATGCGGCGAACAAGTGATGGAAGCCCTGTTGGTGCACAAAAAGATTTCCAACGCAGAGGCAAAACGGCAAACAATTGAATGGTTTGAAAAAGTAAAGCTGCCAGAGCCGAAAAAAATTTTCAATCGCTATCCGCACCAGTTAAGCGGCGGGCAAAAACAACGGGTGATGATTGCAATGGCCATGTGTTGCAATCCTGACCTGCTCATTTGCGATGAACCAACGACCGCGCTTGACGTAACCGTGCAAAAAACCATTCTGCAACTGATAAAGGAATTGCAGCAGGCCCGAAACATGGGTGTTATTTTCATTACACACGACCTGGGCGTTGTCGCCGAAATTGCCGACCGTGTTGCCATCATGTACAAAGGCGAATTGGTGGAAGAAGGAAGTACGCAAACCATTTTTCGAAATGCCTTCCATCCTTATACAAAAGCTTTGATTGCCTGCCGACCGGCGCTGCATCCAAAAGGTGAGCGCCTGCCAACAGTGAGTGATTATTTAAGCGAGGGGAAGGCTGAACTTGAAAGATCGAAATTCGAGGCTTCTGCTCGCAACACCGAACATCAAACGGCTAACCTCAGACAATGTATCGTGCAGGTACAAAATCTCACGGTAAAGTTTCCCGCCAAGACATCGCTGTTTGGAAAGCCGCTGCGTTTTTTTACCGCCGTAAACAATGTGAGCTTTGACGTTTTCAAAAACGAAACGCTTGGACTCGTTGGCGAATCGGGCTGTGGCAAAACAACACTGGGGCGAAGCTTGCTTCGGCTCGTTGAGCCTTCATCGGGAAAAATTATTTATAACGGAACAGACATTACGCAGTTGTCAAAGGAACAAACAAAAGCTTTGCGCAAAAATGTACAACTGGTCTTTCAGGATCCTTACTCATCGCTTAATCCGCGATTAACTATTGAATCGGCACTGGCCGAACCCATGGCCGTTGCAGGCATTGAAACGTCTGCAAAAGCACGCCGGAAAAGAGCAACTGAATTATTGGAAAAAGTAAGCCTTCCGGCTTCTGCGCTAAACCGTTATCCGCACGAATTTTCGGGCGGCCAGCGACAGCGCATTGTTATTGCAAGAGCGCTTGGTTTAAACCCTGATTTTTTGGTTTGCGACGAATCGGTTTCGGCGCTTGATGTAAGCGTGCAGGCGCAAGTATTAAATCTTTTGAACGATTTAAAAAAGGAATTGGGCTTAACGCTTCTTTTTATCTCACACGACCTTTCAGTGGTGCGCTACATGTGCGACCGGGTTTTGGTAATGCAGGCCGGTAACATTGTGGAAAGTGGCTTGGCTGAAGAGGTATACAACCATCCGAAGAATTCCTACACACAAGCGTTGCTCAATGCCGTTCCGCAAATCAATCCCTGA
- a CDS encoding TraB/GumN family protein has product MKHPLCALLLFSVTFSFSQPSKIKPNKYPSLLWEIRGKGFTKPSYLFGTMHVSSKMVFNLSDSFYIGIRNAQVVALETNPGTWQEDFSRYDMDGESQRTMRRSASGIDAYAAPHDYLTLNTLKLTAYEKLMEAALYSNPSIINNFLYRSRSGLAADFEEDTYLDLHIFQAGKKLGKKLCGVEDFDGSMELVKEAYADAAREKNKKEKGSDYDEEFSYRNMEVAYRSGNLDLLDTINKVNSQSAAFDEKFLYRRNEIQAHSIDSILKNGLTLFVGVGAAHLPGNRGVIELLRRAGYTLRPIKMQQRDGRHKEAIERLRVPVQFAKQTSADGFFSVNAPGKFYRFGPSYGGVEMQQYADMTNGSYYMVTRVFTNAAILGQSEEQVQRKIDSVLYENIPGKILSKKSIVKNGYRGFDISNRTRHGDYQRYNIFVTPFEILIFKMSGTGDYVKLGNEAEQFFSSIQLKETGTTAWKKFKPSYGGFEAELPHDPLIFKNDDWQFAAFDAATKTAFAIIRTDVYNHSFVEEDSFDLDLMEESFASSEFIQRELSRRISTVGGYPALDLKYKFKDSSVALVRFLLNGPRYYTLIAKARTDNRLMQQFIQSFSIKPFVYDEAKTESDTALFFRVKTPVPLEKKKKLSMYPEESLYGGYDAPDDDDSLVNRGKYTSKIIENDSTGEKIYVSFYKPSAYFYDALPDKKDSMDLDEKWVLRQKKVDTLSDKTIVTTIELGGRASSRMLKMKAIEKDGVDYELQTETDTLAAPSAFVQSFFESFSPVDKWKDTDTKKKKTPLFFSQFFSKDTVQHRMALKNIASVTMDSTDFGNLKKCLESLGWKEKNYLDTKKAFIGKFSSMPTKEASDYLRTLYPSAGDTLELQYAILETLLQQSTAYSYKTFAILLENDPPVLTAASSFAKAYSRRRILSPLLPDESTDYNDGSFINNLNDSVQLTAGIYKNLLPLINLDDYKEPVMTLTAMLLDSSLIGANDYEAYLPKLLIEAKQLLKKQIIGEKSRAIEKAREMESEKNLYNRYGNSSDEGNARLSLYASLLIPFWDKNEQVSQILLRMLGSNDKRLKYNTAITLLRNKRPLPDTLLTYFAASDEYRYELYNDMRKMKKLSLYPAAYNSQEAIARSQLLFEQSYNKPDTITFLTKVPLAYKGRSGYVYVFKYKETKADNNWKLATVGLLPKNETGYWFEEKDSTTERDYDFTTLSSTKLTAETPENEQIQKLVKRLLYSKRKSAAQFYSDEGGYGGGNYSRVIRD; this is encoded by the coding sequence ATGAAACACCCGCTCTGTGCGTTGCTTCTTTTTTCCGTGACTTTTTCTTTTTCGCAACCCTCCAAAATAAAGCCTAATAAATACCCCAGCCTTTTGTGGGAGATAAGAGGCAAGGGATTCACCAAGCCGTCTTACTTGTTTGGCACCATGCACGTGAGCAGTAAAATGGTGTTCAATCTTTCCGATTCGTTTTACATCGGCATTCGTAACGCACAGGTGGTGGCGTTGGAAACCAATCCCGGAACATGGCAAGAAGATTTTTCCCGTTACGATATGGACGGTGAAAGCCAGCGGACCATGCGGCGTTCTGCCAGCGGCATAGATGCTTATGCAGCACCGCACGATTACCTTACACTAAACACGCTAAAGCTCACGGCTTACGAAAAGCTGATGGAAGCCGCGCTGTACAGCAATCCCTCTATCATCAACAATTTTTTGTACCGCAGCCGCTCAGGTCTTGCCGCTGATTTTGAAGAAGACACTTATCTTGATTTGCACATCTTCCAGGCCGGTAAAAAGTTGGGCAAAAAGCTTTGCGGGGTAGAAGATTTCGACGGCAGCATGGAATTGGTAAAAGAGGCTTACGCCGATGCAGCCCGCGAGAAAAATAAAAAGGAAAAAGGTTCCGATTACGACGAAGAATTCTCATATCGCAACATGGAAGTGGCTTACCGCAGCGGCAACCTTGATTTGCTGGACACCATCAACAAAGTCAACAGCCAGTCGGCGGCATTTGACGAAAAATTTTTATACAGGCGAAACGAAATTCAGGCGCATTCGATTGATTCAATTTTAAAAAATGGATTGACGCTTTTTGTGGGAGTGGGTGCTGCGCATTTACCCGGAAACAGAGGAGTAATTGAACTTTTACGCCGCGCCGGTTACACGTTGCGTCCCATTAAAATGCAGCAACGTGATGGCCGTCACAAAGAAGCCATTGAAAGACTTCGCGTGCCTGTGCAGTTTGCAAAACAAACATCGGCTGATGGTTTTTTCTCCGTTAACGCGCCGGGCAAATTCTACCGCTTCGGCCCTTCGTATGGCGGCGTTGAGATGCAGCAGTACGCCGACATGACCAACGGCAGTTATTACATGGTTACCCGCGTGTTTACCAATGCGGCCATTCTCGGCCAAAGCGAGGAGCAAGTGCAGCGAAAGATCGACAGTGTTTTGTACGAAAACATTCCCGGCAAAATTTTAAGCAAGAAATCTATTGTAAAAAACGGGTATCGCGGCTTCGACATCAGCAACCGCACCCGTCACGGCGATTACCAGCGTTACAATATTTTCGTTACGCCTTTTGAAATTCTCATTTTTAAAATGAGCGGCACGGGTGATTATGTGAAACTGGGCAATGAAGCCGAGCAGTTTTTTTCTTCCATTCAATTAAAAGAAACCGGCACAACCGCCTGGAAAAAATTTAAACCTTCTTACGGTGGATTTGAAGCGGAATTGCCACACGATCCGCTGATTTTTAAAAACGACGACTGGCAGTTCGCGGCCTTTGATGCAGCCACGAAAACCGCCTTTGCAATCATTCGTACCGACGTGTACAACCACAGCTTTGTGGAAGAGGATTCTTTCGATCTTGACCTAATGGAAGAAAGCTTTGCAAGTTCTGAATTTATTCAGCGGGAGCTTAGCCGCAGGATTTCAACGGTGGGCGGCTATCCGGCGTTAGACCTAAAATATAAATTCAAGGACAGTTCAGTGGCGTTGGTGCGCTTTTTACTAAATGGCCCCCGTTACTATACGTTAATTGCAAAAGCCCGTACCGACAACAGGCTGATGCAGCAATTCATTCAATCTTTTTCCATCAAACCATTTGTTTATGACGAAGCAAAAACAGAAAGCGATACAGCCCTGTTCTTTCGTGTGAAAACACCCGTACCGCTGGAAAAGAAAAAGAAACTGTCCATGTACCCCGAAGAAAGTTTATACGGTGGTTACGACGCGCCGGACGATGACGATTCTCTCGTTAACCGCGGCAAATACACCAGCAAAATCATCGAAAATGATTCGACCGGTGAAAAGATTTACGTTTCGTTTTACAAACCTTCCGCATATTTCTACGATGCTTTGCCCGATAAAAAAGATTCGATGGACCTGGATGAAAAATGGGTGCTTCGCCAGAAGAAGGTGGATACGCTTTCGGACAAAACCATTGTTACCACGATAGAGCTTGGTGGCAGGGCCAGCAGCCGTATGCTGAAGATGAAAGCGATTGAAAAGGACGGCGTGGATTATGAATTGCAAACCGAAACAGATACGCTGGCAGCGCCCAGTGCTTTCGTTCAATCCTTCTTCGAAAGCTTTTCACCGGTTGATAAATGGAAAGACACGGACACGAAAAAGAAAAAAACGCCCCTCTTTTTCTCGCAATTTTTCAGCAAGGACACTGTGCAGCACCGAATGGCCCTGAAAAATATTGCCAGCGTAACAATGGATTCGACCGATTTCGGCAACCTTAAAAAATGTCTTGAATCACTTGGCTGGAAAGAAAAAAATTATCTCGACACAAAGAAGGCTTTTATCGGGAAGTTTTCCTCGATGCCGACAAAAGAGGCTTCGGATTATTTGCGAACCTTGTATCCATCAGCCGGTGATACGCTGGAACTTCAGTACGCCATCCTCGAAACACTTTTGCAGCAGTCCACGGCTTATTCGTATAAAACCTTTGCAATCCTTTTAGAAAATGATCCGCCTGTTTTAACCGCCGCTTCTTCCTTTGCAAAGGCTTATTCCCGCCGGCGTATTCTTTCGCCGTTGTTGCCCGATGAAAGCACGGATTACAACGATGGCTCTTTTATAAACAACCTTAACGACTCGGTTCAACTCACGGCCGGCATTTACAAAAACCTGTTGCCGCTGATAAACCTTGACGATTACAAAGAACCGGTGATGACTCTTACCGCCATGTTGCTCGACAGCAGCCTCATTGGCGCAAACGACTACGAGGCCTATCTGCCTAAGCTTCTCATCGAAGCAAAACAACTTCTGAAAAAACAAATCATCGGGGAAAAATCAAGAGCCATTGAAAAGGCGCGGGAAATGGAAAGTGAAAAGAATCTCTACAACCGTTACGGGAACAGCAGCGATGAGGGCAATGCCCGCCTTAGTTTGTATGCGTCTTTGCTGATACCGTTTTGGGATAAAAACGAACAGGTGTCACAGATTCTTCTGCGGATGTTGGGGAGCAACGACAAACGACTAAAATACAACACCGCGATAACCTTGTTGCGCAATAAAAGGCCCTTGCCCGATACCTTGTTAACTTATTTTGCCGCTTCAGATGAATACCGCTACGAGTTGTATAATGATATGCGAAAGATGAAGAAATTGTCGCTTTATCCTGCTGCTTACAATAGCCAGGAAGCAATTGCCCGCAGCCAGCTTCTTTTTGAACAATCGTATAACAAACCCGATACGATTACCTTCTTAACAAAGGTTCCGCTTGCGTACAAAGGCCGCAGCGGTTACGTGTACGTTTTCAAATACAAAGAAACAAAAGCCGATAATAATTGGAAACTGGCCACCGTAGGACTTCTGCCAAAAAACGAAACCGGATATTGGTTTGAAGAAAAGGATTCAACGACCGAACGCGATTATGATTTTACGACGCTTTCCTCAACGAAGCTGACCGCCGAGACGCCTGAAAATGAACAAATACAAAAACTGGTGAAAAGGTTGTTGTACAGCAAACGCAAAAGTGCGGCTCAGTTCTATTCAGACGAAGGAGGATACGGCGGAGGCAATTACTCCCGGGTCATCAGGGATTGA